The genomic stretch TGTTCTAACTCTACAAACTCTTGGATTTTGACTCCAGCAAGACCCAATAACTTATCAAGAGGAACCAATGTTCGTCATGGAACTCAGTATCTCATTATACTATCGACACCAAAATGTCAGGAGAGCCCCAAAATCTTCTATTACCCCCGAGCAAAATAATCATCTCGATCGTATAGAAGCAAAATTAGCTGATGAGATGATGTATGCCATATTTATTCATGTAGCTAGGGTACTTGAGAATATCGGACAAGGGTGGGTTAGCTATTCACCTGTCGGTAATCCCTCTGATGTTCTGGTTCAAGTTGTGGATGCTGTCATTCGTCAATTAGGTATCCGCCGACTTCATAGATACTCCAGTTATTTTCGTCCAGGTGACACGCAAAACTTGCCACGTTATTCTGAAAGATATAGCAACCGTGTTACTGACATTTCTTCTGCTGATGTTCTACGACAGCTTACTGATTCTAATGCAGGTATAGCCAGTAGTAATAGTATTGCTCTTAATCCAGACAAGCTCTATCTTGTACTTCCTACTACATTGAATAGTGATAACACTCGCCCCGGTTATCGCTGTCCTCAGTGCAATGCTTTTTATCTTCATCCCGCAGGTGGAATTTGTCCTGAGTGTAATACTTCCACAAAGGAAGATGCGCCAATAGTCAGACTCGAACCCAGTCAAACCAGATCAGATTTTGATTACTATACCTATCTTTCAGAACAGTCGGGTCAGCCTTTTCGGATGAATGCGGCAGAACTCACAGGGCAAACAGATAAGGATGAACGACCAAAACGCCAGCGCTGGTTTCAGGATGTATTCATCAATCAGGAAATTCCCAGAGTTCAAGGCATTGATCTTTTAAGCGTAACTACCACAATGGAGGCTGGTGTAGACATTGGAGCGTTATTAGCGGTGATGATGTCCAATATGCCCCCCCGCAGATTTAACTATCAGCAGAGGGTCGGACGGGCGGGACGGCGCAGTGCAGGGGTTTCTCTGGCGGTTACTTTCTGTCGAGGTAGAAGTCATGACGATTTTTACTTTCAGCGTCCAGAGAGCATTACGGGTGATCCGCCTCCGCCACCCTATGTGGATATGCGTAGTGAGGCGATTTTTAAGCGGGTGCTGATCAAAGAAGTATTGCGGCAGGCATTCACAGAAACTGGGATTGGTGGCCCTTTGGAGCTAACTGATAGCGTGCATGGTGAGTTTGGTAAAGTTGAATATTGGAACGATTACAAACCTCAGATTACTACTTGGTTGCAGAATAATTCTAATGAGTTCAAAATTCTATCCATTTTAAAGGCTCTGAGAGTCCAAGTTGATTTAACTAAAGAAGACTCTCAATTCCTGATCGATCTTCGCAATGAACTTATTGGTGATATAGATCGTATTGTGGCAGATGCTACTTACACTCAAGATACTTTGAGCGAGCGATTGGCAAATGCAGGATTCTTACCCATGTTTGGTTTCCCCACTAGAGTGACGCTTCTCTACACTAAATGGTCAGATAAAGAAACTATCGATCGTGATTTGGATGTGGCGATCGGTCAGTTTGCACCCGGTTCTCAAACTGTTAAAGATAAGGCAGTTTATACAGCTTGTGGGGTGGTGGAGTTAGTGCCTGCAAATAATGGTAATCAAATGATCTCTCACCCCGGATTTTCACCCGCCTTGCCTGACCCTAACCAATCGCTGGGATTATGCGGTAATTGCCAAGCTGTAGTTTATCCCTATCAACTCGATCGACCTATTACTGGCAGTAACATAAATCAGC from Thermostichus vulcanus str. 'Rupite' encodes the following:
- a CDS encoding C-terminal helicase domain-containing protein → MELSISLYYRHQNVRRAPKSSITPEQNNHLDRIEAKLADEMMYAIFIHVARVLENIGQGWVSYSPVGNPSDVLVQVVDAVIRQLGIRRLHRYSSYFRPGDTQNLPRYSERYSNRVTDISSADVLRQLTDSNAGIASSNSIALNPDKLYLVLPTTLNSDNTRPGYRCPQCNAFYLHPAGGICPECNTSTKEDAPIVRLEPSQTRSDFDYYTYLSEQSGQPFRMNAAELTGQTDKDERPKRQRWFQDVFINQEIPRVQGIDLLSVTTTMEAGVDIGALLAVMMSNMPPRRFNYQQRVGRAGRRSAGVSLAVTFCRGRSHDDFYFQRPESITGDPPPPPYVDMRSEAIFKRVLIKEVLRQAFTETGIGGPLELTDSVHGEFGKVEYWNDYKPQITTWLQNNSNEFKILSILKALRVQVDLTKEDSQFLIDLRNELIGDIDRIVADATYTQDTLSERLANAGFLPMFGFPTRVTLLYTKWSDKETIDRDLDVAIGQFAPGSQTVKDKAVYTACGVVELVPANNGNQMISHPGFSPALPDPNQSLGLCGNCQAVVYPYQLDRPITGSNINQLSECPVCHQKSLRSLDAREPKGFFTDLNPEDYDGQFEWQPRSTRPTVSINSPAGNPILVLNANVSSVSDRIISINDNGGKGGFDFQNASVFGNSRSGAYVVADAIGRSDRVTGTGQIYRIALLARRRTDILLVNIAQWSEGVFADPMTVEGRAAWYSFAFWLRIAASAYLDIDPQELQAGFRTLAQDGRVVGEGFLCDSLENGAGYCNFLANPHQFEKVMGQSDIDNESSIAYRWLNPQAHGRNCDTSCNDCLRDYRNLAYHGLLDWRLALDMARLVRDPSVTIDLSSNWGSFPNPWQSLVSGVISATFERLGYDKSTQFASLTGFVKNQKSSREIRIIRHPLWQDTHPEWERAKEVADKEYPNHNIEHANPLIALRRPGDYV